GGTGCGAAGCGTGTGCTTGTCGGTGGGGACGTAGTTGAGCTCGTCGCCGAAGCCGGAGCGGGCGATGGACTCGTCGCCCATGTTGGTGGGCACGGTGACGAGGAGGTCGTAGGGGACCTCGCGTTCGTCCCACGAGAAGAGCTTGCGCTCCTCGGTATCGACGCGGCCGACGGAGTAGTCGGCCGTGAGCTTGATTTTCTTCTGGTCGAGGACGCCGCCGAGCAGGGCGGAGGCCTTCGGCTTGGTGAAGGCTCCGGGGAGCGGGGTGACGTATTCGATCTCGACCTTGTCGCGCAGGCCGCGGGTGGTGAAGAACCAGTCGGCGAGGAAGGCGAATTCGAGCGGGGCGACCGGGCACTTGATGGGCATCTCGACGATGTTGATGACCATGCGGCCGCCTTCCCAGGTCTGGAGCTTGCGGGCAAGGGCGACGGCGCCCTCGAGGGTGTAGAAGTCGAAGGCGTTCTTCTGCCAGCCCGGGCCGGCCAGACCCTCGGTCTGCGTCGGGACGGGGCGCGTGCCGGTGGCGATGATGAGATAATCGTAGGCGAGGATGCGGCCGTTGGTGAGGCGCACCTGATTCTGGTCCGGCTCGATGACGTCGATCGGGGAGATGACGATGTCGATGCCCGGCGCGAGGTAGTCCTTGCGGGGCTTCACGACGTCGCGGGCGGTGTAGACGCCGAAGGGGACGAAGAGGTAGCCCGGCTGGTAGTGGTGCGTGCCGTCGCGGTCGACGATCGTGATCTGCCATTCGGAGCGGTCGAGCGCGTGGGCCATTTTGTTGGCCATCATGGTGCCCGCGGTGCCGGCGCCGAGGATGAGGAGTTTTTTCATGGCGAAGGTGGGGTGGCGGAGGAGACTATCCGAAAAGCGGGGCGGTCTCGCCAGTGGAAACCGCCCCGGATTAGATGTTATATGCGCATATGCGCATACAGATTAGAAATGCTTTCGCGGGACCGGCCTCAGAACCGGTAGCTATACATCAGCTGGGCGTTGTTCTGCCCGTGGGTGATGTGGATGCCGTAGCCGTTGGTCTTGCCGACCTCGAAGCCGTGGGTGAACGAGAAGTCGACGCTCGAGCGGTCGTCGAACTTCCAGCCGCAACCGACCATCAGGTGCTTCTCGATCGTGGCGGGGAAAAGGCAGTTGAGGAACTTGTCCGGGATCGGGTCGGTCGAGTAGGAGCCGCCGAAGCGCACGGTGAACCGGTCGGTCGCCTGGTAGGCGGCGCCGAACTGCGCGACGAGCTGGTCGTCCCAATTCTGGAAGAGCACCGCGCTCAGCTGCTGGCCGGCGAAGTTGCCGTTGCTGGCGGCGGACGACGCGGTGAAGGTCATCGCGAACTGGTTCATCACGCTCGCCCAGTAGATCTGGCGGAGATCGGCGGCGATGAGCCAGCGCTCGTTCGGGCGGTAGGCGAGGCCGGCGCCGAGCATGGCGGGCCACTCGAAACCGTTCACCTTCATCTCGCCGTGGAGTGTCTGCGCCATCGCGCCCATGCCGGGGATGTTCAGCTGGAAGCTCAGCGCGGCGCGGCTGGTCTTCAGGTCGCTGAGCGAGGACTTCGTGTGGTAGGTGAGGCCGAGCGTGAGTTGCGGGCTGGCTTGGTAGACGAGGCCGATCTTGCCGGCGTAGCCGTAGCCCTTGGCCTCGCCGGTCATGGCGTTGCCGTTGGAGAAGTTGAAATAGGCGTAGTCGACGTTCGTGCCGGCGGGCAGCGTGGCCAACATGCCGCTGAAGCTCTGCACGATCGTGCCGGAGGCGCGGCCGAACTGCTGGCTGGTCGGCATCACGAGGTCGAAGAACTGCGTGCCGCTCATCGCCATCTTCAGATCCATGCCGGCCCACATGAAATCGGCCGTCGCGGCGACGTGGAGGCGGTCGTTCACCTTCCAGACGAGCGGGGCGATGACGCGGCCGACGGAGAC
This window of the Candidatus Didemnitutus sp. genome carries:
- a CDS encoding outer membrane protein transport protein; the protein is MKSLRTLLPLAATLAAVGLTSPLVATNGMNMEGYGPIATAMGGTSMAFDNGAAAVINNPATLGLMAERARLDVALGVLGPDITATNPAGASADSQLTAFYMPAFGYARRSGDFTYGLGIFGQGGMGCQYDANSWRGLGFGLENRTEVSVGRVIAPLVWKVNDRLHVAATADFMWAGMDLKMAMSGTQFFDLVMPTSQQFGRASGTIVQSFSGMLATLPAGTNVDYAYFNFSNGNAMTGEAKGYGYAGKIGLVYQASPQLTLGLTYHTKSSLSDLKTSRAALSFQLNIPGMGAMAQTLHGEMKVNGFEWPAMLGAGLAYRPNERWLIAADLRQIYWASVMNQFAMTFTASSAASNGNFAGQQLSAVLFQNWDDQLVAQFGAAYQATDRFTVRFGGSYSTDPIPDKFLNCLFPATIEKHLMVGCGWKFDDRSSVDFSFTHGFEVGKTNGYGIHITHGQNNAQLMYSYRF
- a CDS encoding NAD(P)/FAD-dependent oxidoreductase; its protein translation is MKKLLILGAGTAGTMMANKMAHALDRSEWQITIVDRDGTHHYQPGYLFVPFGVYTARDVVKPRKDYLAPGIDIVISPIDVIEPDQNQVRLTNGRILAYDYLIIATGTRPVPTQTEGLAGPGWQKNAFDFYTLEGAVALARKLQTWEGGRMVINIVEMPIKCPVAPLEFAFLADWFFTTRGLRDKVEIEYVTPLPGAFTKPKASALLGGVLDQKKIKLTADYSVGRVDTEERKLFSWDEREVPYDLLVTVPTNMGDESIARSGFGDELNYVPTDKHTLRTKVRDNIFALGDATDLPASKAGSVVHFQADILVENLLAAIDERPLHGHFDGHANCFIESGFGKAFLIDFNYDTEPLPGLFPFPGVGPLALLEETRMNHYGKMMFRWVYWNVLLRGLELPMDSALSMAGKRR